The Planctomycetota bacterium genome has a segment encoding these proteins:
- a CDS encoding DUF3299 domain-containing protein: MSSTTTSAVGRSLERATEYRPLCTLSVVSLGLGLLSVVALFDLSLFVVPLAAVLCGMLAWRQIAARDGELAGKQLANIGVALGVAFWLGGWSLLTWQSAAEVPDGYRRLTFGELEADANQLIPEAAFQAEGQRVFMKGYMYPGSQSDDIHQFLLVRNNDDCCFGANPPLTHVVDVTMKDGLRMSFTTRPIALAGTFHVDTPAGAAAGQRPVYRLDADWIP, from the coding sequence ATGAGTTCGACCACCACCAGCGCTGTCGGCCGATCGCTCGAGCGGGCCACGGAATACCGGCCGCTGTGTACCCTGTCGGTGGTCAGCCTGGGTCTCGGCCTGTTGTCGGTCGTGGCACTGTTCGACTTGTCGCTGTTCGTCGTGCCGCTCGCCGCGGTGTTGTGCGGCATGTTGGCTTGGCGGCAGATTGCGGCTCGCGACGGTGAACTGGCCGGCAAGCAGTTGGCCAACATCGGCGTCGCGCTGGGCGTGGCGTTCTGGCTCGGCGGCTGGTCGCTCTTGACCTGGCAAAGTGCTGCCGAAGTGCCCGATGGCTATCGCCGCCTGACGTTCGGTGAGTTGGAAGCCGACGCCAACCAACTGATCCCCGAGGCCGCATTTCAGGCCGAAGGACAGCGCGTGTTCATGAAAGGGTACATGTACCCGGGCAGCCAGTCCGATGATATCCACCAGTTCCTGCTCGTTCGGAACAACGATGACTGCTGCTTTGGGGCCAATCCGCCGCTGACGCACGTGGTCGATGTGACGATGAAGGACGGCTTGCGGATGAGTTTTACCACGCGACCGATCGCCCTGGCCGGCACGTTCCACGTCGACACTCCGGCGGGCGCCGCAGCGGGACAGCGGCCGGTCTACCGGCTGGACGCGGATTGGATTCCTTGA
- a CDS encoding HEAT repeat domain-containing protein: MTRSALSKLVAVVAILGCVDGLVGSRLAACPFCSAQSQTLSEEIKGAAAVVIARYVGSTPAAAAEPAKPAAAPQENLTDKRSQFEIVKVLLGEKLLAGKKTVETLFFAEREPGATFLLIGQDPADLVWNTPVPLTPRGVEYVSRLPKLPEGGADRLAFFQDYLEDNEALLSSDAFDEFARAPYADVQGLKDRMNRKKLLTWIENPETSTSRRRLYLTMLGVCGQPEDVSTLERMIRSDDRNYRKSLDAMAACYITLHGAEGLPLIDELFLANAKAEYTDTYSAIMALRFLGQETTVVPRQRLSQSMRLILARPQLADLVIADLARWEDWTVIDDVAKLFKDANDSNSWVRVPVINYLQKCPLPEAKAKIEELAKIDPDAVRRANSSGFFPLGAATPPAGAQRPKEDAKDASTNKPAATAEKKSESAEPAKPAETENKKQTNVTPAGPLGAPTEIHVEQGSPATKVLTYAGGIGAALFATMFITLNGGQPRA, from the coding sequence ATGACCCGTTCCGCACTTTCCAAGCTGGTCGCTGTCGTGGCAATCCTGGGTTGCGTTGACGGCCTGGTCGGCAGCCGGCTGGCGGCCTGCCCGTTCTGCAGCGCGCAATCGCAAACCCTCAGCGAAGAGATCAAAGGCGCCGCCGCCGTCGTCATCGCTCGCTATGTCGGTTCGACCCCTGCCGCGGCGGCCGAACCGGCCAAGCCCGCTGCGGCCCCTCAGGAAAACCTGACTGACAAGCGCTCGCAGTTTGAAATCGTCAAAGTCCTGCTCGGCGAAAAGCTGCTCGCTGGCAAGAAGACGGTCGAGACGTTGTTCTTTGCCGAGCGCGAACCAGGGGCGACGTTTCTGCTGATTGGCCAGGATCCAGCCGACCTGGTTTGGAACACGCCGGTGCCGTTGACGCCGCGCGGCGTGGAATATGTCTCGCGCTTGCCAAAACTCCCCGAAGGTGGCGCCGACCGGTTGGCGTTCTTCCAAGATTACCTGGAAGACAACGAGGCCCTGTTGTCGAGTGATGCGTTCGACGAATTCGCCCGGGCACCCTATGCCGACGTGCAAGGGCTCAAGGACCGGATGAACCGCAAGAAGTTGCTGACCTGGATTGAGAATCCCGAGACCTCGACCAGCCGCCGCCGGCTCTACCTGACGATGCTGGGCGTGTGCGGCCAGCCGGAAGATGTCTCGACGCTCGAGCGAATGATACGCAGCGACGATCGCAACTACCGCAAATCGCTCGACGCGATGGCTGCTTGCTACATCACCCTGCACGGGGCCGAGGGATTGCCCCTGATCGACGAGTTGTTCCTGGCTAATGCCAAAGCCGAATACACCGACACTTACTCGGCGATCATGGCGCTCAGGTTTTTGGGTCAAGAGACGACCGTCGTGCCCCGGCAGCGGTTGTCGCAGTCGATGCGGTTGATCCTGGCCAGGCCGCAACTGGCCGATCTGGTGATTGCCGATCTGGCCCGCTGGGAAGATTGGACGGTCATCGACGACGTAGCCAAGTTGTTCAAGGACGCCAACGACTCGAACTCCTGGGTCCGTGTGCCGGTGATCAACTACTTGCAGAAGTGCCCGTTGCCCGAGGCCAAGGCCAAGATCGAAGAGCTGGCTAAGATCGATCCCGACGCGGTTCGCCGCGCGAACTCGAGCGGCTTCTTCCCGCTGGGCGCGGCCACTCCCCCCGCCGGTGCGCAGCGCCCCAAGGAAGATGCCAAGGACGCGAGTACTAACAAGCCCGCCGCAACGGCGGAGAAGAAATCGGAAAGCGCCGAGCCAGCGAAGCCCGCCGAAACGGAGAACAAGAAGCAAACCAACGTCACGCCCGCCGGGCCATTGGGCGCGCCGACCGAGATTCATGTCGAGCAGGGTTCGCCAGCAACGAAGGTTCTGACCTACGCCGGCGGCATCGGCGCGGCCTTGTTCGCCACGATGTTCATCACCCTCAACGGCGGCCAACCCCGCGCGTAA
- a CDS encoding pilus assembly protein: MPAVDPVIRGSQLSRRPARRRAGARRGLAAVEAAFVMPFLVMLMLGVWEVGRMVEVNQILTNAVREGARVAAGGTTNNIPVTVSMVQAQVQNYMTAAGLPSAAVTGSTVTLTNLSSNTWTDPSDASPLDQYQVAVTIPSGSAFNSLRWALTSSITGMTSLTVSTKWYSANDSKLTVSTTLPY, from the coding sequence ATGCCTGCTGTCGATCCAGTGATTCGCGGTTCTCAGCTCAGCCGACGCCCGGCGCGTCGCCGCGCGGGCGCGCGGCGTGGCTTGGCCGCCGTCGAGGCGGCGTTCGTGATGCCGTTTCTGGTAATGTTGATGCTCGGCGTGTGGGAAGTGGGCCGGATGGTCGAAGTGAACCAGATTTTGACCAATGCCGTGCGCGAAGGGGCCCGGGTGGCCGCCGGCGGCACGACGAACAACATTCCCGTCACGGTCTCGATGGTGCAGGCCCAAGTCCAGAACTACATGACCGCGGCGGGGCTTCCCTCGGCCGCGGTGACCGGCAGCACCGTGACCCTGACCAACCTGAGCTCCAACACCTGGACCGATCCGAGCGACGCTTCGCCGCTCGATCAGTACCAGGTCGCCGTCACCATTCCGTCAGGCTCGGCGTTCAACAGCCTGCGCTGGGCGCTGACGTCGAGCATCACCGGCATGACCTCGTTGACGGTATCGACCAAGTGGTACTCGGCGAACGACTCGAAACTGACCGTCAGCACGACGCTGCCTTACTAG
- a CDS encoding pilus assembly protein — protein sequence MLHAPTNLEVSPRRQRGQAGRRRGGTLVESAIVLSMVLMFLLGIMEYGRYLMTLHMFNNAAREGCRYAITHISSVTIAGTTYGNTTTDVTNKITSFLAGQTLSSQSIQVYASDSLGNNVGTWTSATAGQSVCVKITGNYQVAVMSLIGLPSTLPVTAQCVMDIEGS from the coding sequence ATGCTCCACGCCCCGACCAACTTGGAAGTCAGCCCCCGACGCCAGCGCGGCCAGGCCGGCCGTCGTCGCGGCGGCACGTTGGTCGAGTCGGCGATTGTGTTGTCGATGGTGCTGATGTTCCTGCTGGGGATCATGGAATATGGCCGGTACTTGATGACCCTGCACATGTTCAACAACGCTGCCCGCGAGGGTTGCCGTTACGCGATTACGCATATTTCGTCGGTGACCATCGCCGGAACGACCTATGGCAACACGACCACCGACGTGACGAACAAGATCACCTCGTTTTTGGCCGGCCAGACGCTGTCGAGCCAGTCGATTCAGGTCTATGCCTCGGACTCACTGGGGAACAACGTGGGGACGTGGACCAGCGCCACGGCCGGACAGTCGGTTTGCGTGAAGATTACCGGCAACTACCAGGTTGCCGTGATGTCCTTGATCGGTTTGCCATCGACGTTGCCGGTGACCGCGCAATGCGTGATGGACATTGAAGGGAGCTGA
- a CDS encoding ABC transporter ATP-binding protein, whose protein sequence is MKAAPVARFVDVLKVYRQGLWPRRQIAALGSVSVEVPAGSVFGLVGPNRAGKTTLVKILLSLTRATSGVAERLGHSVACRRTLAAVGYVHESQAFSAYWSALSLLDFYGALGKLTTLERQVRVPELLERVGLDDRANEPIGNFSKGMLQRLALAQALLNDPELLVLDEPAEGLDLTARRMFHDVINERKRRGLSVLLVSHSLADVERCCDHVAVLRDGQIVYSGDLASLPTASATSDRPLEEVLAPLYEGACA, encoded by the coding sequence ATGAAGGCCGCGCCGGTTGCCCGGTTTGTCGACGTTTTGAAAGTCTATCGCCAGGGCCTCTGGCCGCGCCGACAGATCGCCGCCCTCGGCAGCGTCAGCGTGGAAGTCCCGGCCGGCAGCGTATTTGGACTGGTCGGTCCCAACCGTGCTGGCAAGACAACCCTGGTCAAGATTCTGCTCTCGCTCACTCGCGCCACCTCGGGCGTGGCCGAGCGCTTGGGCCATTCGGTCGCCTGCCGGCGCACGCTGGCCGCAGTCGGCTATGTCCACGAAAGCCAGGCCTTCTCGGCCTACTGGTCGGCGCTGTCGTTGCTCGATTTTTACGGCGCGCTCGGCAAGCTGACCACGCTGGAACGCCAGGTGCGCGTGCCCGAACTGCTCGAACGCGTCGGCCTCGACGATCGTGCCAACGAGCCGATCGGCAACTTCAGCAAAGGGATGCTCCAGCGCTTGGCCCTGGCCCAGGCGTTGTTGAACGACCCCGAATTGCTCGTCCTCGACGAACCGGCCGAAGGGCTCGACCTGACCGCCCGCCGCATGTTCCACGATGTGATCAACGAGCGAAAGCGTCGCGGGCTGAGCGTCTTGCTGGTCTCGCACAGTCTGGCTGACGTCGAGCGATGTTGCGACCACGTGGCCGTGCTTCGCGATGGTCAAATTGTTTACAGCGGCGATCTGGCCAGCTTGCCGACCGCTTCGGCGACGAGCGATCGTCCGCTCGAAGAAGTCTTGGCGCCCCTCTATGAAGGAGCCTGCGCGTGA
- a CDS encoding transcriptional regulator has protein sequence MIRDTFRQSRATGLFWIVLAVSVLCILVCASASIDGNVSLKQGGDTPEFLPRHDVDANEKKVQGEGVAIVAGQFKLGFGALTVPLARDARHAVHAFQLLLAAGVADTLGLLLTLVWTAGFLPAFLDRRHVAVLLAKPAPRWWLLIGKYVGVLTFVTVQSTVFVGGTWVALGLRTGIWDAGYWLCVPVLLLHFAIFFSFSLLLAVCLRSTVVCVFGSIAFWMLCWGINYGRHMVALAAHVAPESSVTRQLTWLADASYWLMPKPADLSMVLFNALDAAQFYHQPFDPAALSQVGFFSIAASVATSVVATAYFLIAASRQWSTADY, from the coding sequence ATGATTCGCGACACGTTTCGCCAGTCGCGGGCCACGGGCCTGTTCTGGATTGTGCTGGCCGTCAGCGTGCTCTGCATTCTGGTTTGCGCCAGCGCTTCGATTGACGGCAACGTCAGCTTGAAACAGGGAGGGGACACGCCCGAGTTCCTGCCCCGTCACGATGTTGACGCCAACGAGAAGAAGGTTCAAGGCGAGGGAGTGGCGATCGTGGCCGGCCAGTTCAAGTTGGGCTTCGGCGCCTTGACCGTTCCGCTGGCCCGCGACGCGCGGCATGCCGTTCACGCATTCCAGTTGCTGTTGGCCGCGGGCGTGGCCGACACGCTGGGCTTGCTGCTCACGCTGGTGTGGACCGCGGGCTTCTTGCCGGCGTTTCTCGATCGTCGACACGTAGCGGTCTTGTTGGCCAAGCCAGCGCCGCGCTGGTGGCTGCTCATTGGTAAATATGTCGGCGTGCTGACGTTCGTCACGGTTCAGTCGACCGTGTTCGTCGGCGGCACTTGGGTGGCCTTGGGGCTGCGGACTGGCATCTGGGACGCTGGCTACTGGCTCTGCGTGCCGGTGTTGCTGCTGCACTTCGCGATCTTCTTCAGCTTCTCGCTGCTGTTGGCGGTCTGTCTGCGCAGCACGGTCGTCTGTGTGTTTGGCTCGATCGCCTTTTGGATGCTCTGCTGGGGGATCAACTACGGCCGGCACATGGTCGCGCTGGCCGCCCACGTGGCCCCCGAGTCGTCGGTGACGCGACAGCTCACCTGGCTGGCCGATGCCAGCTATTGGCTGATGCCCAAGCCGGCTGACTTGAGCATGGTCCTGTTCAATGCGCTCGACGCGGCCCAGTTCTATCACCAGCCGTTCGATCCGGCGGCCCTGTCGCAAGTCGGGTTCTTCTCGATCGCGGCTTCGGTCGCGACCTCGGTCGTGGCGACGGCGTACTTTCTGATCGCCGCCTCGCGCCAATGGAGCACCGCCGACTATTAA
- a CDS encoding sugar phosphate isomerase/epimerase, which yields MQLGLINSAWVQTGQPVEFGLRKTKELGFDCIDIFVDPLELDVRERRLIARECRRLELPIVSLPCVALGLIDPFGAVRRFHEQRVAAYLDLAYEYEAKNLLLVLGEYVWNREVIPATEQWQWGVGALQRLGHRASELGLEIVLELEPFHNSLLNNIDRMKQFLDDVAVPSVKANIDVSHLVLSKCAPEELRKLRGRAGHVHLSDCDGRMHGDLPPGRGVVPFEPYLREIKALDINGAISIELEYAPQPDKIVEWVAEAYRETDKLMQAVGLRG from the coding sequence ATGCAACTCGGTCTCATCAACTCGGCCTGGGTTCAGACCGGCCAGCCCGTCGAGTTCGGCCTGCGCAAGACGAAAGAACTCGGCTTCGATTGCATCGACATCTTTGTCGACCCACTGGAGCTCGACGTCCGCGAGCGGCGGTTGATCGCCCGCGAGTGTCGCCGGCTCGAGCTGCCGATCGTCTCGCTGCCGTGCGTCGCCTTGGGCCTGATCGATCCGTTCGGCGCGGTGCGACGGTTTCACGAGCAGCGCGTGGCGGCTTACTTGGATCTGGCCTACGAGTACGAAGCGAAGAACCTGTTGCTCGTCCTGGGTGAGTACGTCTGGAATCGGGAAGTCATTCCGGCGACTGAGCAATGGCAATGGGGTGTCGGGGCGTTACAGCGCCTGGGCCATCGGGCGAGCGAACTAGGACTGGAGATCGTGCTCGAACTCGAACCGTTCCACAACTCGCTATTGAACAACATCGACCGGATGAAGCAGTTCCTCGACGACGTGGCCGTGCCGAGTGTGAAAGCCAACATCGACGTCTCGCATCTGGTCCTGTCAAAGTGCGCACCGGAAGAATTGCGCAAGCTGCGCGGCCGCGCCGGGCATGTCCACTTGTCCGACTGCGATGGCCGCATGCACGGCGACCTGCCCCCGGGGCGCGGCGTGGTGCCGTTCGAGCCCTACCTTCGCGAGATCAAAGCACTCGACATCAACGGCGCGATTTCCATCGAACTCGAATACGCACCGCAACCTGACAAGATCGTCGAGTGGGTTGCCGAGGCATATCGCGAGACCGACAAGCTGATGCAGGCCGTCGGTCTCCGCGGCTAG